The following nucleotide sequence is from Lysobacter panacisoli.
CGTCGACATCATGAACCTGCAGCGCGCGAGCAAGCTGATTCCGGCGAGCGAGCCGGGCGGCCTGATCGAAGTGCAGCTGGAGAACGGCGCGTCGTTGAAGTCGCGCAGCATCGTGCTGTCGACCGGCGCGCGCTGGCGCCAGATGAACGTGCCCGGCGAGGACCAGTACCGCAACAAGGGCGTTGCCTATTGCCCGCATTGCGACGGCCCGCTGTTCAAGGGCAAGCGCGTTGCGGTGATCGGCGGCGGCAATTCCGGCGTCGAAGCCGCGATCGACCTGGCCGGCATCGTCGCCCACGTCACCCTGATCGAGTTCGACGGCCAGCTGCGCGCCGACGAAGTGCTGCAGCGCAAGCTGCGCTCGCTCAAGAACGTCGAAGTGATCGTCAGCGGCCAGACCACCGAAGTGCTCGGCGACGGCCAGAAGGTCACCGGCCTGGTCTATAAGGACCGCATCGAAGGCGATTCGCATCGCGTCGAGCTGGAAGGCATCTTCGTCCAGATCGGCCTGCTGCCGAACACCGAATGGCTCAAGGGCGCGATCGCGCTGTCGCCGCGTGGCGAGATCGAAGTCGACTCGCACGGCCGCACATCGGTGCCGGGCGTGTTCGCCGCCGGCGATGTCACCACGGTGCCGTACAAGCAGATCGTCATCGCAATGGGAGAAGGCTCGAAGGCGGCGCTGAGCGCGTTCGACCACCTGATCCGCACCAGCGCACCGGCACAGACCACGGCTGCGGCCGCGGCGTAAACGAAGTCCAATCCCTTCCCCCGCCCTTGCGGGGGAACGCCGGTAGGGGGTAAAGCTTCACCACCCCTTTCATGAGAGACGTCGAGGCGAGGGCACCCCTTGAACCTGCGCGACCTCAAATACCTGGTGGCCCTGGCCGACCACAAGCACTTCGGCCGCGCGGCCGCGGCCAGCTTCGTCAGCCAGCCGACCCTGTCCACCCAGATCAAGAAGCTCGAGGACGAGCTGGGCGTCGCGCTGGTCGAGCGCGCGCCGCGCCGCGTGATGCTCACGCCCGTCGGCCGCGAAGTCGCCGAACGCGCGCGCAAGGTGATCGCCGACGTCGAACAGATGGCGGAGATCGCGCGACGCAGCCAGGACCCGGAGGCCGGTACGGTGCGATTGGGCCTCTTCCCCACGCTCGGCCCGTACCTGCTGCCGCACGTGGTGCCGCGCCTGCGCCAGCGGTTTCCACGGCTGGAGCTGCTGCTGATCGAAGAGAAGACCGACCAGATCCTCACGCGCCTGCGCGATGGCCGGCTCGACGCGGGCCTGCTCGCGCTGCCGATCCACGACGATCAGCTGCACGTGGAAGTGCTGTTCGACGAGCCCTTCCTCCTCGCCGTGCCGCAGCAGCATCCGATGGCCGAACACGATTCGCTCGACCTGCACGACCTCGACCACCAGCACCTGTTGCTGCTGGAGGAAGGCCACTGCCTGCGCGACCAGGCGCTGGATGTCTGCCACATGGCCGGCGCCGACGAACGCGACGGCTTCCGCGCGACCAGCCTGGAAACGCTGCGACAGATGGTCGCGGCCGGCGTCGGCATCACCCTGTTGCCGGTGCTCGCCGTGCAACCGCCGGTGCCCGCTTCGCCCGACATCCACCTGCTGCGATTCCGTGGCGACGCGCCGCATCGGCAGATCGCGATGGTGTGGCGACGCAGTTCGGCGATGGGCGATTTCCTGATGCAGCTCGCCGGGGAATTCCGCAAGCTGCCGGCGCAACTGCTGCGTCCGCCGATGTCCGCCCCCTCGCAGGACAGCCGGCTCTGAAGGTCATTCCACCAGGCCAGCCTGTCCAAGCCGGTAGCGCGTCAGCAAGGTGGTGCTGATCAGCATCGCGATGACCAGCAGCGTGCACACGGCATGCACGCGCCGGTTCGGCGACCACGCGCACAACAGCATCAAGCCGATGCCGGCCAGCTGCACCGCGCGCACCGGCACGAGCAGCGAACGCAGGCCCATCACCGCTTCCAGCACCAGCGCCCATGCACCGGCCGCGGCGAGCAGGCAGAAGAAGACGCCGCGCGTGTCGTAGTAGTGCCTTTCCGTGTCGATCGTGCCGTCGATCATTTCCGGCAGCAGCACGTGGCTGGCGATCACCAGCAATGCGGGCCCGAGCAGCACGAACGCGAAGCCGGTGTAGGTCCAATCCTGCACCACGCGCATCATCCAGAACGACCACCACATCTGCAGGTGCAGGCCGATCGCCAGCACCACCCACACGTAGTGCAGCCAATAGGGCTTTACCCGTCGCCGGATCTGCACCATGTTGCCGATGCCCGCGAACAGCTGGGTCAGCCCCAGGCCGAGCACCATCGACACCATCACCGCCAGGTAGTTGAACGCGTCCATCCGGCCGACCGCGCTAGTTGGCTGGCCGTGCGCCAGCGGCGCGAATGTAGCGCGCCCGGGGCGACGCGCGTGTCGCCGTGGCGGCGCTCGTCAGTAGTGCAGCAGCGACTGCAGCGGCACGCCGGCCGGCCAGCGGTCGCGCCCGCGCAGGGCGTCGAGTTCGATCAGCACGCTCGCGCCGACCAGGGTCGCGTCGAGTTTCCCGACCAGTTCGCGGGCCGCCGCCAGGGTGCCGCCGGTGGCGAGCACGTCGTCGACGATCAGGGTGCGCTCGCCCGGGCGCAGCGCATCGGCGCGCGCGGTGAGGCGATCGGTGCCGTACTCCAGCGCGTAATCGACCTCGACCAGCGGCGGCGGCAGCTTGCCCGGCTTGCGCAGCGGCACGAAGCCGGCGTGCAGCTTCTGCGCGAGCGCCGCGCCGAAGATGAACCCGCGCGATTCGATGCCGCATACCGCCTGCACCTCGCTCCCCTGCCACGGCTCGGCGAGCGCGTCGATGCAGCGGGCGAAGCCGCCGGCGTCGGCCAGCAGCGGCGTGATGTCGCGGAAGGTGACGCCCGGCTTGGGGAAGTCGGCGACGGCGCGGATCAGGGAATCGAAGTCGAACGAAGACATGGCGCGGTCCAGCACGGGGCCGGACACGATACCGGAAGGTCCGTTCAGGCCGGCAGCCAGCCCGGAGAAGCGTCGGCGTCGCCGAGCGGCTCGGCGCCTTCGTCCGGGGGCTGGTTCAGCGGCAGGGCGGCCACGATCGCCGAGGCCTCGGGCCAGACCACGTCCGGCACGCAGACGAGGATGGTCCCGAACAGCGGCAATTCGCCCATTCCGCCCATCAGCGCCTCGCCCTGCAGGAATACGGGGATCTCCTGCGCTTCCAGTGCGTGGCGCACGAGGTGGGCATCGATCAGGTTGGCGGCTTCGTAGACGACTTTCATCGGGCAGGCTCCGTGGAGGGGCTCGCGACCAGCATACGCCCGTGCGGGAAGGCGAAAAACGGCGGCAACCGCCCGCAGCGGCTAAACTTGACGGTCTTACCCGCCCACGCCGCCACGCATGTCCGCTACGCCACGCCCCGCCGCACCCGCTCCTGCCCCGACCGCCGCCGATGCCGCCACCGGCAAGCAGGACTTCATCCGGCAGATCGTTCGCGAGGACCTGGCCAGCGGCAAGCACCACGCGATCCGCACGCGCTTCCCGCCCGAGCCCAACGGCTACCTGCACATCGGCCACGCCAAGGCGATCTGCCTGGACTTCGGCATCGCGGCCGAGTTCGGCGGCGACTGCAACCTGCGCCTGGACGACACCAATCCGGTGAAGGAAGACCCCGAGTACGTGCGCGCCATCCAGGACGACGTGCACTGGCTCGGTTTCGAATGGCACGACCTGCGCCACGCGTCGGACTACTTCGAGGTGATCTACCTCGCCGCGGAGAAGCTGGTCCGCCAGGGCGACGCGTTCGTGTGCGACCTCACGCCGGAACAGGTGCGCGAATACCGCGGCACGCTGACCGAGCCGGGCCGTCCTTCGCCGTGGCGCGATCGGAGCGTCGAGGAAAACCTCGACCTGCTGCGCCGCATGCGCGCGGGCGAGTTCCCCGATGCGACGCGCACACTGCGCGCGAAGATCGACATGGCCAGCGGCAACATGAACATGCGCGATCCCGCGCTGTACCGCATCAAGCACGTCGAACACCAGAACACCGGCCGCGAGTGGCCGATCTATCCGATGTACGACTTCGCGCATTCGCTCAGCGACGCGATAGAGGGCATCACCCACTCGCTGTGCACGCTGGAATTCGAAGACCACCGCCCGCTGTACGACTGGTGCGTGGACAAGGTGGACCTGGTGAACTCGCCGGAGCTGCTCGCGCCGCTGCTCGCCAAGGGTTTCCCGAGCGAGGCCAGCAAGCCGCGCCAGATCGAGTTCTCGCGCCTGAACTTCAACTACCTGGTGATGAGCAAGCGCAAGCTGCTGGCGATGGTCAACGAAGGCCTCGTCGACGGCTGGGACGACCCGCGCATGCCGACCCTGCAGGGCATCCGTCGCCGCGGCTATACGCCGTCCGCGCTGCGCCTGATGGTCGACCGCGTCGGCATCAGCAAGCAGAACTCGCTGCTCGACATCTCCATCCTGGAAGGCGCGCTACGCGACGACCTCGACGCCGCCGCACAGCGCCGCATGGCCGTGATCGATCCGCTGAAGCTGGTCATCACCAACCTGCCGGCCGATCACCAGGAAGCGCTGACGTTCCCGAACCACCCGAAGGACGAAACCGCGGGCTCGCGCACCGTGCCGTTCTCGCGTGAGCTGTGGATCGAGCGCGAGGACTTCGAGGAAGTCCCGCCGAAGGGCTTCAAGCGCCTCATTCCCGGCGGCGAAGTGCGCCTGCGCGGCGCCGGCATCTTCCGCTGCGATGAAGTGATCAAGGACGGCGAGCGCGTGGTCGAGATCCGCGGCGAGCTGGATCCCGAATCGCGCCCCGGCATGGCCGGTGCGGACCGCAAGATCAAGGGCACGATCCACTGGGTCAGCGCGATGCACGCGGTGAAGGCCGAGGTGCGCCTGTACGACCGCCTGTTCCTCGTTCCCGATCCGGACAACGACGAAGGCGGCAAGACGTACAAGGACTACATGAATCCCGAGTCGCGTCGCGTCGTCACCGGCTATGTGGAGCCGGCCGCGGCCGCCGCTGCGCCGGAGCAGTCGTTCCAGTTCGAACGCATCGGCTATTTCGTCGCCGACCGCCACGATCACAGCAGCGACGCGCCGGTATTCAACCGCAGCGTCACCCTGCGCGACACCTGGGCCGCGAAGCCCTGAGGAACCCACCATGCGCCTGCTGACCGCCCTGCTTGCCCTGTCGCTGTCGACGCTCGCCGCGTGCGCGGCGCCTCCGACAGACACCGCACAGGCGCAGCCGCCGGCGGCGAGCGTACCGGTGGCGAAGCCCGCACCCGCAACGGCGTCCGCGCCCGTGGCGAAGCTTGATCGCAGCTGCGCGACCGACGCCGACTGCACGGTCAAGAACGTCGGCAACTGCTGCGGCGCGCTGCCGTCGTGCGTCAACGTCAACAGCCCGACCGATCCGGAAGGCGTGCAGCGCGAATGCGCGCGCAGCGGCCGCATGTCGGTGTGCGGGTTCAAGCCGGTCGAAGGCTGCCAGTGCGTGAAGGGCCAGTGCACGGACAAGATCGCGGAAGTGGAGCAGGTGCACTGATGCTGTACGCGCAGGTCCACCTCACCCTGCCGGCGTGGGTGCACGAGGCGGTCGATCCCGATCGCGCGTATCCCGGCGACGACGCCAAGGTCGCACTGGCGATCATGCTGTCGAAGCTCAATATCGAAGCCGGCAGCGGCGGCCCGTTCGGTGCGGCGGTGTTCGGTCCGGACGATCGATTGATCGCCGTCGGCGTGAACCGCGTGCTCCCGCACAGCTGTTCGCTGGCGCACGCGGAAACGATGGCGTACATGCTCGCGCAGCAGCGCACGCAGCGCCCTCGCCTCAACGCGGATGCGGTCGGCGAACATATCGGCCCGATCACCCTGGCGACCTCGTCGCAACCGTGCTGCCAGTGCTACGGCGCGACCATGTGGGCCGGTATCGACCACCTGCTGATCGGCGCGCGCAGCGAGGATGTGGAATCGCTGACCGAGTTCGACGAAGGCCCGCTGCCGGCGGACTGGGTCGGCGAACTCGAACGCCGCGGCATCGCCGTGACACGCGACGTGCTGCGCGAGGACGCGCGCGACGTGCTGCGTGCCTACGGCGAATCCGGCGGCGAGCGCTACTGATGTCGATTCCGGGCGATGCCCTGCTCTGCTATTGCCGCCCCGGCTTCGAGCCCGAGCTCGCCGGCGAGTTGAGCGAACGCGCCGCGCTCGCGGGCCATCCCGGTTACGCACGCACCGAGCGCAACAGCGGCTACGTCGAATTCCTCGGCGCCGACGCGGGCGCACTGACGCGCGCACTGCCGTTCCAGTCGCTGATCTTCGCCCGGCAGAAACTGGTCCGTATCGCCGAGCTTCGCGGACTCGATCCCAAGGATCGCATCACGCCGATCCTGCGCACGCTCGTAATCACGCTGTCGAACGCATACACGTTCGGCGAGCTGTGGGTGGAGCATCCCGATTCCGATGAGGCCAAGCCGCTGGCCGGACTCGCGCGCAGCTTCGGCAACGCGCTGCGTCCCGTGCTGCGCAAGGGCGGCTGGTTGACGGGCGTCGATGATCCGCGCCGCTCGCGGCTGCACGTGGTGTTCCTTGCAGGCGACCACGTGCTGCTGGCAATCGGCGAAGCCGGCGACAGCGCGCCGTGGCCGCTCGGCATTCCGCGCCTGCGCATGCACGCGGATGCGCCGAGCCGCTCCGCGCTCAAGCTCGAAGAAGCGCTGATGGTCCTGCTGAGCGAGAAGGAGCGCGAGCGCCTGTTCCGCGAAGGCATGCGCGGCGCCGACCTCGGCGCGTCGCCGGGCGGATGGAGCTGGGTGCTGATGCGCCAGGGACTGCGCGTCATCTCGATCGACAACGGCCCGCTGCAGGAGAAACTGCTGGAGAGCGGACGCGTCGAACACCTGCGCGAGGACGGCTTCCACTGGCAGCCGCGCACGCCGCTGGACTGGATGGTCTGCGACATGGTCGAACAACCGCGCCGCGTCGCCGAGCGCATGGCCACATGGCTGCGCGAAGGCTGGTGTCGTCACACGATCTTCAACCTCAAGCTGCCGATGAAGAAGCGCTGGGACGAGACGCGCCTGTGCCTGGACCTGTTCGAGAAGCAGGCGGAGAAGACGGTGCAGCTGCGCGCGCGCCAGCTCTACCACGACCGCGAGGAGATCACGGTCTTCGCGACCACCACGTCGCTGTCACGACCGTGAACGTTGCACATCGCTTCGACCCTGCATTTACCCGGGATTGACCCGCACGGGTCTAGCGTCGGCTCGCCCCACATCGGAGAGCGAGGCGATGACGTCACTTTCGACCGAACGAATTTCCCGAACCACACCGCGCGTCCTCGCGATCGCGCTGATCGCCGCGCTTGGCGCGACCGGGACCGCGTCCGCGCAACGCACGCAGGCCAATCCGGCGCGCGCGCAGGCGCAGGCTGAAGCCGCGGCGCAGGTCGCGTCCGACGAAGCAGACATCGCGCGCCAGAGTGCGCAGCGCGCACGCGATGCGACACGCAGCACCGACGGCACCTACAGCACGGTGCACCAGCAGGCCGATGAGGCGCAGCGCGCGTCGAACCAGGCCGTGAACGCCGCGTACGAGGCGCGCGGCGCGCAGGCCGCCGCACAGTACGGCGCGAATCCCGCCTTCGGTGCCGCCGATGCGAGCGCCGCCGCCGCGACCGCGACCGAAGCCAGTGCTCAGGCACAGCAGGCGGCAGACACCGCCGCGCAGCTGGCCAATCCCGCGCCGCAGCCTCCGCCGCCGTCGGCGGTTCCGCCCATGATGGGCCAGAGCACGCAGGTGGTGACGTTCACCTCCAGCCCGCCGAATTCGACGCTGGCCGCGAAGGTGGATTTCGATGCGCTCGATGGCAATCGCGACGGCCACCTCAGCCGCGCCGAGGCCAGCGCGAACGCGATGATCGCTCCCGACTTCAAGGCGATCGACGCCAACCACGACGGCCAGCTCAGTCGACGCGAGCTTGCCGGCGGCAAATGACCGGAAGCCGCCTGCACACGGACCCCTTCCGTCGGGAAGGGATCCGTTTCATTGCGTGATCATTGCCCCGCGGCGTGACGCCAGAAGGCGTGCGTGAGCGGTGGCAGGCGTCCCGCCAGTCCGAGCAGCGGACCGCGCAACAGCGTCGCGGCGAAGGAGTCGTTCGAGAACAGCCGGTTGATGCCATCGAACGCGTAGGCCGACACCGCATTGGCGCTGCGCTGCTGTCGCGACCACCGTGACAGGCGCGCACCCGCACCAGGATCGGCGCCGCTGCGCGCGGCCTGCGCTATCAGCGGACGCAGCGTGGCGACATCGCGCAGTCCGAGGTTCACGCCCTGCCCCGCGAGCGGGTGCACCGTGTGCGCCGCATCGCCGATCACCACGACGCGTCCGGCAACGAGCTGCTGCACCAGCTGTCGGCGCAGCGGGAATGCCGCACGCTTCGACACCCGCGTGAGCGCGCCGAGCGTGCCGGCGAACGCGGATTCGAGCTCGCGCAGGAACGCTGCCGGTTCGACCTGCAACAGACGCTCGGCTTCGATCTCGGGCAGCGTCCACACGATCGAACTGGTCCGACCCTGCGCGTCGTTCGCGCCATCGGCGAACGGCAGGAACGCGAGCGGGCCGGTCGGAAGGAAACGCTGCCAGCACGTCGCGCGGTGCGGTTGTTCGCTTTCCACGAACGCGACCAGTCCGCGCTGGCCGTAATCGTGGCGCGCGGTCTCGATGCCGGCGAGCGAGCGCAGTTTCGATTCCGCGCCGTCGGCCGCGACGACCAGCTTCGCGCGCAGCGAACGACCGCTTTCCAGGCGCACGGTCGCGCCGCTGTCGTCCTGTTCCAGTCCGACGATGCTGTCGGGGCAATGCAGTTGCACGCCCGCGGCCGGCAACGCCGCCCACAGGCGGTCCACCAGCAAAGCATGCTCGACGATCCAGCCCAGCTCGCGACGACCGAAGGCATCGGCCTCGAACGCGAGTTCACCACCGCCGGCCGCATCCCACACGCGCATCGCACGATACGGCTGCACGCGCGCGCTGGCGATGCCGCGCCACGCGCCGAGGTCGTCGAGCAGCGCCGCGTTGTCCGGCGCGAACGCGTACACACGCAGGTCGAGGCGATCGGAATCGGTCGTCAGGCGCTGCCATGCGGGCGGCTCACGCGCCTCGACCAGCGCGACATCGAGACCATCGCGCGCGAATGCCAGCGCCGCGGTCGCGCCGACCACACCGGCGCCGACCACGATCACGTCCAGTCCGCCGCGCCGGCTCATGCGCGCGGCTCCCGGCACAGCGCGGGCACGTCGCCGCGATAACCCATCGCGCCGCCGACCAGCCACGCCTGCGCGGATGGCAGGCGATCCAGCACGAACAGTCCGAGGCTGCGCAACGGACGCAGCAGCGGCGCATCGTTCGCGGTGAGCCGCGCCAGTCCGTCGGAGAAACGCACCGTGCGTTCGCGATCGTCGTGGCGTCGAGAGAGCCAGGCATCGAGCAGCGAAGCGCTGCCGACGTCGGCCTGTGTGTCGAGCGCGCGCGCGTCGCCGATGAGCTCGGCCAGCGTCAGCGCATCGCGCAGGCCGAGGTTGAATCCCTGCGCGCCGATCGGATGGATGGTCTGCGCGGCGTTGCCGATCAGCACCGCGCGCGGCGTGCTGGTGCGCTGCGCGATCACGCGGATCGCCGGATGCGCGCTGCGCGGACCGCACGAGAGGAACCGACCGGCGCGCCAGCCAAACACCGACTGCGCACGCTCGAGGAATGCCGCTTCGTCCATCGCCGCGACCGCGTCGGCTTGTTCGCGCGCGACGGCATGGATCAGTCCGTAATGACGGTCGCCACGCGGCAACACGGCGGTAGGGCCTTCGTCGCCCAACCGTTCGTAGGCGGTACCGTCCGGTGCCTGCGAGGTGCGCAGGCGCGCGACGAACAGCGTCTGCGCGTAGTCGTGCTCATCGGCGGCGATACCCAGCGCGTCGCGCACAGGACTGCGCGTGCCGTCAGCGGCAACCAGCAGGCGCATGCGCAACAGGCGCTCGCCGTTGTCGTCAGCCACGCGCACGAGGCGATGCCCCTCCTCCTCGCCGGCCAGGCCGATGAAGCGCACGGGTCGATAACGCGTCAGACCGGTGGCCTCGGCGAGGCGCGCTTCCAGCGCTTCGCCGAAATCGCGTGCGACCACCACCCGACCGAATTCCTCGCGCCCGTAGCGGGCGGCATCGAGCACGCCGCGACCGAAATCGCCACGACGGCTGATGTGGATGCGTCGGATCGCGCCGGTCGGCGCGCGCAGCTTCTGCATCACGCCCAGCGCGGTGAGCGCATTGATGGTGGCTTCGGCGAAGCTCAGGTTGCGCTGATCGAACACCGCCGGCAGTTCGCCGGCGGGCGTGGCCTCGACCAGCCCCACGTCCACGCCGATGCGTTCCAGCGCGATGGCGAGGCTGGCGCCGACCAGGCCGCCGCCGACGATGAGGACATCATGGCGCCCGGGCTCGCGTGCAAGGGAGGACGGGGCCGGCTCGAGAGGTCGTGATGAAGGGGCCGCAGCAGGCATTGCGCTATGCTAGCGGTTCCTGAAGGCCGTTACCTTCATCCAGACCTGCCACGATGAACCGCCCCGCTTCCGACTCGTCCGTTTCCTCGTTGTTCGCCCCCGGCCCGCTCGTGCTCGTCGGCATGATCGTCATCGCCGCCCTGTCCCGCCTGCTGCCGCACCCGCCGAATTTCTCGCCGGTCGAAGCCGTGGCGCTGTTCGGCGGCGCTTACTTCGCGTCGAAGCGCTGGGCGTTCGCGGTGCCGCTGCTGGGCATGTTCCTGTCCGACCTCGCACTGGCGGCGATCAACGGCGGCCTGTACGCCACTTGGTTCGGCAACGGCGGCATCTGGCTGGTGTACCTGTGCGTGGCGCTGACCACCGCGATGGGCCTGGGCCTGCGTGGCCGCGTCAGTGGCGCGCGCGTGCTGGGCTACTCGCTGATGGGTTCGGTGCTGTTCTTCATGGTCACCAACTTCGGCTCGTGGCTGTTCCAGCCGATCCCGACCTATCCGATGACCGCGGCCGGCCTCGCCGCCGCGTACGTCGCCGGCATTCCGTTCTTCCAGTGGACGGTGCTGGGCACGCTGTTCTACGCCGCGCTGTTGTTTGGCAGCTTCGCTGCGCTGCGCCAGCGCGTGCCGTCGCTGCGCGCGCAGACGGTGTAACCGGACGGGCGCGGCGACGCGCCCGTTCCGCAAGGATTTCCGCGCATGGGCAACCGCCTCTCGAAGATCTACACCCGCACCGGTGACGACGGCACGACCGGTCTGGGCGACGGCAGCCGCGTCGCCAAGGACTCGGCTCGCGTCGCCGCGTACGGCACGGTCGACGAAGCGAATTCGTGCATCGGCCTGATCCTGGCCGGCGACGTTCCCGACGATATCCGCACGCTGCTCACCACCGTGCAGCACCAGCTGTTCGACCTCGGCGGCGAGCTGTGCATCCCGGGCCACGCCGCCATTTTCGACGTCGACGTGGAACGCCTCGAGCAGCAGCTCGACAGCTTCAACGAAGCCCTGCCGCCGCTGAAGGATTTCATCCTCCCCGGTGGCGGCGAAGCGGCGGCGCGCTGCCATGTCGCGCGCACCGTGGTGCGTCGCGCCGAACGCGAAGCGGTGTCGCTGTCGCGCGTCGAGGACGTGCGCCCGGAAGCTGTGCGCTACCTCAACCGGCTCTCGGACCTGTTGTTCGTGCTGGCGCGCGTGCTTGCGCGGGCCAGCGGCCACGGCGAAGTGCTGTGGAATCACGAGCGGCGCAAGGCCTGAGCCTGCCGGTCTCGCGCATCCAGTCGCCACCATGCGCATCTACAGCCATCCGGCCTGCACCCGCCATGATCCCGGTCCCGGCCACGCCGAGCGTCCGCTGCGCCTGGTCGCGGTGACAGAAGGCCTACGCGAGAGCTTTTCCAACCTCGATTGGGAAGAAGCCCCGCGTGCCAGTCGTGGCCAGTTGTTGCGCGTGCATGACGACGCCCTACTCGCGCTGGTCCTCGACACGCCGGTCGATGGGCCGATGGCACTGGACCCGGACACCGTGCTCGCACCGGGTTCGGCCGAAGCCGCGTTGCGCGCGGCGGGCGCCGGCATCGCCGCGGTGGATGCGGTCATGCATGGCGAGATCAGCCGCGCGTTCTGCGCCGTGCGTCCGCCCGGACACCACGCGACCTCGTCGGCGGCGATGGGTTTCTGCCTGTTCAACAACATCGCCGTCGCGGCCGCGCATGCCTGCGACAAGCACGGGCTGACGCGCGTGGCGGTGGTCGACTTCGACGTCCACCACGGCAACGGCACGCAGGCGATCTTCGACACCGACCCGCGGGTGATGTACCTCAGCTCGCACCAGATGCCGCTGTATCCCGACACCGGTTACGCCAACGAGCGCGGGGTCGGCAACATCGTCAACGTGCCGCTGCCGCCGGACAGCGGCAGCGAGGCGTTCCGTCGCGCATGGCAGGAACAACTGCTGCCCACGCTGGACTCGTTCCGCCCGCAGCTGCTCTTCATTTCCGCCGGGTTCGACGCGCACAAACGCGATCCGCTCGCGCAGATCGAGCTGGAGACGCAGGACTTCGACTGGCTGACGCGACAGCTCGTCGCGATCGCCCGTCGCCATGCCAACGGCCGTGTCGTGTCGATGCTCGAAGGCGGATACGACCTGGCCGCGCTGCGCGAATGCAGCGTCGCCCACGTCGGCGCATTGCGCGACGGACTGGACTGACGTCACGCCCTCTCGACGCGGCGTTCCCGCGCGAACATGGCGCCCGGGCACCGTCGTTGCCGTCTTGACGCGGAAATGAACAGCGGTGGGAGCAAGATGGTGCTCGCGTTGCCCGCTTGCCGGGTATGCGGCAAGCTAGCGACCCGTTTCCCCCAACGCCGATCACGGTCTCCGAGTGCACAGACCCCTACGACTGCTCCCGTTGTCGCTGTGCATCGCGCTGGCCCTGCCAGCGCACGCGGCCGATGGCGACGAGGAGAACTGGGGTCTATGCCCGATCGTCGATGCGGTCCCCGCGTTCGACGACGCACCGCCGCCGATGGGCGACATGGGCCAGCGTGC
It contains:
- a CDS encoding DUF6580 family putative transport protein — translated: MNRPASDSSVSSLFAPGPLVLVGMIVIAALSRLLPHPPNFSPVEAVALFGGAYFASKRWAFAVPLLGMFLSDLALAAINGGLYATWFGNGGIWLVYLCVALTTAMGLGLRGRVSGARVLGYSLMGSVLFFMVTNFGSWLFQPIPTYPMTAAGLAAAYVAGIPFFQWTVLGTLFYAALLFGSFAALRQRVPSLRAQTV
- a CDS encoding histone deacetylase family protein, giving the protein MRIYSHPACTRHDPGPGHAERPLRLVAVTEGLRESFSNLDWEEAPRASRGQLLRVHDDALLALVLDTPVDGPMALDPDTVLAPGSAEAALRAAGAGIAAVDAVMHGEISRAFCAVRPPGHHATSSAAMGFCLFNNIAVAAAHACDKHGLTRVAVVDFDVHHGNGTQAIFDTDPRVMYLSSHQMPLYPDTGYANERGVGNIVNVPLPPDSGSEAFRRAWQEQLLPTLDSFRPQLLFISAGFDAHKRDPLAQIELETQDFDWLTRQLVAIARRHANGRVVSMLEGGYDLAALRECSVAHVGALRDGLD
- a CDS encoding cob(I)yrinic acid a,c-diamide adenosyltransferase, which codes for MGNRLSKIYTRTGDDGTTGLGDGSRVAKDSARVAAYGTVDEANSCIGLILAGDVPDDIRTLLTTVQHQLFDLGGELCIPGHAAIFDVDVERLEQQLDSFNEALPPLKDFILPGGGEAAARCHVARTVVRRAEREAVSLSRVEDVRPEAVRYLNRLSDLLFVLARVLARASGHGEVLWNHERRKA
- the ubiH gene encoding 2-octaprenyl-6-methoxyphenyl hydroxylase, encoding MPAAAPSSRPLEPAPSSLAREPGRHDVLIVGGGLVGASLAIALERIGVDVGLVEATPAGELPAVFDQRNLSFAEATINALTALGVMQKLRAPTGAIRRIHISRRGDFGRGVLDAARYGREEFGRVVVARDFGEALEARLAEATGLTRYRPVRFIGLAGEEEGHRLVRVADDNGERLLRMRLLVAADGTRSPVRDALGIAADEHDYAQTLFVARLRTSQAPDGTAYERLGDEGPTAVLPRGDRHYGLIHAVAREQADAVAAMDEAAFLERAQSVFGWRAGRFLSCGPRSAHPAIRVIAQRTSTPRAVLIGNAAQTIHPIGAQGFNLGLRDALTLAELIGDARALDTQADVGSASLLDAWLSRRHDDRERTVRFSDGLARLTANDAPLLRPLRSLGLFVLDRLPSAQAWLVGGAMGYRGDVPALCREPRA